One part of the Haliotis asinina isolate JCU_RB_2024 chromosome 2, JCU_Hal_asi_v2, whole genome shotgun sequence genome encodes these proteins:
- the LOC137274578 gene encoding protein Jade-1-like: protein MMSATKTKKSKDIARETSPDSGACSSHKSKRRRLSTDDEDDSGSPKRPTNHPTSKLGHNGLRSPTFTPHNKPAELFRKDLISAMKLADSEPLQQDYIFISDPWRQEWEKGVQVPVNPGEIPDISIKTLYEKPLTGDFKIPRKYLHATQDETFRQGIHELTGMQQLSEQVVRYDLDDLDVSWLELANEEREEMGLLPVHEWTMERIIEAFESQCHEKIKEIMKTEEGLGIEYDEDIVCEVCRSPDSEETNEMVFCDGCDICVHQACYGIQNIPEGRWLCRTCSLGIKPTCILCPKTGGAMKSTKSGTKWAHVSCALWIPEVSIGCVERMEPITKISNIPASRWALVCCVCKDRVGACIQCSVKTCKTAFHVTCAIFNGLEMKTILDESDEQDGVKLKAFCPRHSKKRERSQSDSEPDSPRKDIPLTPRKDLSKEEVANLRAKKMSELQNSFYNVVDTHSIAVNLSVEDEVVEMMEVYWKLKRKSNFDKPLLMPKTEEADMLEKQQEDSLVARMKMFVHLRQDLERVRNLCYMISRREKTKRQYYKARESTFLAAVHTLTEERLNLSAREAEKIVKKYTKNCLYEGYASTDKPRVVSQLFQDDSVLSPPWLGEDSESLDSDSRDASSSFRGRLSSKSSNSGRSEKDKYEKDWLDKPRSLWNKHNGKDRTERERVSDHSERGKERTEKRSGKDFVEKISLKEKSRQSGKEDAVLKTTVNKDGLKFQSEKSGNERVESAKVHSEKSAKEKEYFKVHLEKSAKEKVDIAKVQCEKSGKDSLRLQSEKSGKDKDSVKVQWEKSGKEKDSTKVQSEKSGKEKTESEKVYSERSGKDKMERSVGRDHEEKVSRREKYDRQGGKDSEKSREKHNRQEGSDSGEKVEKDAHVWKDISEKLLRGDKSERRSVREPTVDSVKIKVDSENFEKEILSEKSKPDDSSVKIGRDKNERTRGKGKEKVEALSESEIVDVVAVDPPVVSASFHPNIESRVEVKPKVETSVFDSERPRRSQRENRHQIEMPKVDVSPSRLSIPDAVIVEEVPQPKRESRKEKHRRRGHKHRRGEHRSPDKRKDVTLSLSRDHKKTEYIKPEVNGVLRKSSKYIVDVSVKERVQNKLLKSRKLRYMNGVEDKSLQKLDKYFQIKTESESGNTKSSLSLRAGNRILNEISPDKGKVPLENNLFGAHYTPRGSLSGYKIPKKGDSTEHTPQKTQSPCEKNDEQSELSNTGEMRSSRKKDTGFGAGVKRDIFATGFDALSTDSEFTKDMELVSDCRGYRSHSPLSSEGTDVSEPGRRPDSRESTPRRVTRSQLVDVDENSVDSVHSPRSNMKIRLHEGWLRPSNFSS from the exons GACCTTGTATGAGAAGCCGCTGACAGGGGACTTCAAAAT ACCTAGGAAGTACCTCCATGCGACACAGGATGAAACCTTTCGCCAGGGAATTCATGAGTTGACGGGTATGCAGCAGTTGTCAGAGCAAGTGGTGCGGTACGATCTTGATGACCTGGATGTATCCTGGCTTGAGCTGGCTAATGAGGAGAGAGAAGAAATGG GGTTGCTGCCTGTCCATGAGTGGACGATGGAAAGAATCATAGAAGCTTTTGAATCTCAG TGCCATGAGAAAATCAAGGAGATTATGAAGACGGAGGAAGGGCTGGGCATCGAGTATGACGAGGATATTGTATGTGAAGTGTGTCGATCG cCTGACAGTGAGGAGACCAACGAGATGGTTTTCTGTGATGGCTGTGATATTTGTGTTCATCAG GCATGCTATGGCATACAGAACATCCCAGAAGGACGGTGGCTGTGCCGGACATGTTCTCTCGGTATCAAACCTACCTGCATCTTGTGTCCTAAAACTGGAGGAGCTATGAAGAGCACTAA GAGTGGTACGAAGTGGGCCCATGTGAGTTGTGCACTGTGGATCCCAGAAGTCAGCATTGGCTGTGTTGAAAGGATGGAGCCAATTACAAAGATCTCTAATATTCCT GCAAGTCGGTGGGCATTGGTCTGCTGTGTGTGTAAAGACAGGGTCGGCGCCTGTATCCAGTGTTCAGTCAAGACCTGCAAGACAGCTTTCCATGTAACCTGTGCCATATTCAATGGACTAGAGATGAAGACAATCTTAGATGAGAGCGATGAACAGGATGGCGTCAAGCTTAAG GCTTTCTGTCCTCGTCATAGTAAGAAACGAGAACGGAGTCAGTCTGACTCTGAACCGGATTCTCCACGTAAAGATATTCCACTGACACCAAGGAAAGATCTCAGCAAAGAGGAAGTGGCCAACTTAAGAGCTAAAAA GATGTCTGAGCTCCAGAACAGCTTCTACAATGTAGTTGACACCCACAGCATTGCTGTGAACCTCTCAGTGGAGGATGAAGTAGTTGAAATGATGGAAGTCTACTGGAAACTCAAGAGAAAG AGTAACTTTGACAAGCCACTGCTGATGCCCAAGACCGAAGAGGCTGACATGTTAGAGAAGCAGCAGGAGGACTCGCTCGTGGCCCGCATGAAGATGTTTGTGCACCTGCGACAGGACCTGGAGAGG GTGCGCAACCTGTGCTACATGATAAGTCGTCGGGAGAAGACCAAGCGCCAGTACTACAAGGCCAGGGAAAGTACTTTCCTTGCTGCAGTACACACACTAACTGAGGAGAGACTGAACCTATCTGCCAGGGAAGCAGAGAAAATAGTAAAGAAATACACCAAAAACTGTCTGTATGAAGGCTATGCATCCACAGATAAGCCAAGAGTAGTGAGCCAGCTGTTTCAAGATGACAGTGTATTGTCGCCTCCGTGGCTAGGCGAGGATAGTGAAAGTTTGGATAGTGACAGCAGGGATGCTTCGAGTTCTTTTCGAGGGAGGTTGTCCTCTAAGAGCAGCAATTCTGGCAGGAGTGAGAAAGACAAATATGAAAAAGACTGGCTTGACAAGCCAAGAAGCTTATGGAATAAGCACAACGGGAAAGATAGGACTGAAAGAGAGCgtgtttcagatcacagtgaaagaGGGAAAGAGAGAACAGAAAAGAGAAGTGGGAAagattttgttgaaaaaatTAGTTTGAAAGAAAAATCAAGACAGTCAgggaaggaggatgctgtcttgAAGACTACTGTAAATAAAGACGGTCTGAAGTTCCAGTCCGAAAAGTCAGGGAACGAGAGAGTGGAAAGTGCAAAAGTTCATTCAGAAAAGTCAGCCAAAGAGAAGGAATATTTCAAAGTTCATTTGGAAAAGTCTGCGAAGGAAAAGGTTGATATTGCAAAAGTTCAGTGTGAAAAGTCAGGGAAAGACAGTTTACGACTTCAGTCAGAAAAGTCAGGGAAAGACAAAGACAGTGTTAAAGTTCAGTGGGAAAAGTCAGGGAAAGAGAAAGACAGTACTAAAGTTCAATCTGAAAAATCAGGGAAAGAAAAAACAGAGAGTGAAAAGGTTTATTCTGAAAGGTCAGGGAAAGATAAAATGGAGAGAAGTGTGGGAAGGGACCATGAGGAAAAAGTTTCCAGGAGAGAAAAATATGATCGACAAGGAGGTAAAGATAGTGAAAAATCAAGAGAAAAACATAATCGACAAGAAGGCAGTGACTCTGGGGAAAAGGTGGAGAAAGATGCTCATGTTTGGAAAGACATTAGTGAGAAATTGTTACGTGGTGACAAATCAGAAAGAAGGTCCGTGAGAGAGCCTACAGTTGACAGTGTAAAAATCAAGGTTGATTCAGagaattttgaaaaagaaatacttAGTGAAAAAAGTAAGCCTGATGATTCATCGGTGAAAATTGGCCGAGATAAGAATGAAAGAACTCGGGGTAAGGGGAAGGAGAAGGTGGAAGCTCTGTCAGAGAGTGAGATAGTCGATGTTGTTGCCGTTGACCCACCTGTTGTCAGTGCCAGTTTCCATCCTAATATTGAATCACGGGTTGAAGTCAAGCCAAAAGTAGAAACTTCAGTGTTTGATTCTGAGCGTCCACGACGGTCACAGAGGGAAAATCGGCATCAGATTGAAATGCCCAAGGTGGATGTGTCCCCATCACGCTTGTCCATACCAGATGCTGTCATTGTGGAAGAAGTCCCACAACCCAAACGAGAATCAAGGAAGGAAAAGCACCGACGTCGTGGTCACAAACATAGACGAGGGGAACATCGATCCCCAGACAAAAGAAAAGATGTGACTTTATCTCTGTCTCGAGACCATAAAAAAACTGAATATATAAAACCAGAAGTTAATGGTGTTCTGAGGAAGTCCAGCAAGTATATAGTAGATGTCTCTGTCAAGGAGAGAGTACAGAATAAACTGCTCAAGTCCAGAAAATTACGTTACATGAATGGTGTTGAGGACAAGTCACTGCAGAAActagataaatattttcaaataaagaCAGAAAGTGAATCTGGTAATACAAAATCTTCACTGTCATTACGTGCGGGTAATCGAATCCTTAATGAGATATCTCCTGATAAGGGGAAGGTCCCATTAGAGAATAACTTGTTTGGTGCACATTACACCCCAAGGGGCAGCCTCAGTGGGTACAAGATACCCAAGAAGGGGGACAGTACAGAACATACCCCCCAGAAAACGCAGAGTCCATGTGAAAAGAATGACGAACAGTCTGAGCTTTCAAACACAGGGGAGATGAGAAGTTCACGGAAGAAGGATACAGGGTTTGGTGCAGGTGTAAAGAGAGACATTTTTGCTACAGGATTTGATGCATTGAGTACAGATTCTGAGTTTACCAAAGACATGGAATTAGTTTCAGATTGTCGTGGGTACAGATCTCACTCGCCATTGTCTAGTGAGGGGACTGATGTATCTGAGCCTGGGCGTCGCCCAGACTCCAGGGAAAGTACGCCAAGGCGGGTGACCCGCAGCCAACTTGTAGATGTTGATGAAAATTCAGTAGATAGTGTTCATTCTCCAAGAAGCAATATGAAAATCCGGTTACATGAAGGGTGGCTTCGGCCTTCGAACTTCTCTTCATGA